The DNA sequence TCACTTCGGGGCGAGAGAAAGCGCAGAACCGGCCAACCGGCGAGGGCGGCCAGAGTTGCTCCGACGCCTCCCAGAATCAGGGTCAAAAAAAACCGTCGCTGGGCCGGTGGCACGGTGTTGGACTCCATGAACCCTCCTGCACAAAAGGGAAAAACGTCCCGCCCCGGCACCCAAAAACCGCCTCGACCCGAACGGGACACCACGAAAAACGATCAAACCGCTTAAAATTATAGATGCTTATCACGTTCTTTCAACCCCCCAAAATCGCTTCCCGTGACCCACCGGAGGGGGCATTCATCCACGACTCCTCGAGACGCCTGGCGACACCTAGAAGCCCCGGCTCACTCAGGGGGCAGGATATGCGTAACCGAACAGAGGCTGCAGGCCGGATATCGGCAGGGCGCCAGGAGGGGATTGCCCTGGCGAGGATCGATATCCTCGCCGTATCCCTGAAGGAGGGAACCAACAACGAACCACCTGCGAGGTGGGAACCTGCAGGTGGGGGACGATTGGGAGCGCCGAGGCAGAGCTACTTGCCGGCGGGGGTCCGGGCGAGGGTTGCAAGGATGGGAATCCGCAGTTGCGGGGTGCGGGGGCTGCTGGTCTCCACGATAACGTAGGCGTTCAGACGCGGCTGGCCATCCCGCGGAACAACACGGACAACGATCTGGGCACTCTCCCCGGGGGCCAGTTTGCCGGTGGAGAGTTCAGCACGCACGTTGGGCGCCGTTGCCCTCACCGAAGACAGGGTCACCACGTCTTCCCCCTTATTGGCGAGGGTGATCCGGGCCTCCTTCTCCGTTCCTGCGGGAAGGGCCCCGAACTGGAGCCTTCTCGGTTTCTGAACGATTTCGGCCTGGACCTGCCCGCGCAGGTGAAACTGAGCCACGTTCTGGAGGGGATCGTCCGAATAAAGATAAACGGTCTTGGCCACCTGGCCGTGAAACCGAGTGGTGTCAAACGTGGTCTTGATCTCCCCCGCCTCGCCGGGCGCGATGAGGGTCGCCGACAGCAGGGCCGCCGTACAGCCGCAGGAACTGCGGACCCGGTCGATGTTCAGGGGGGCATCGCCCTCGTTTCGGAAAGAGAAGGTGTGCTCTACCTTCTCTCCGGCATAGACGCGGCCGAAGTCGAAATCGGAAAGTTCCGCGACGAGCCTAGGAGCGCCGGCCCGGGCCGGCCCGGCCCCCAGGGCCAGGGAGAGAAGCAGCAGTGAACCAAGTATGTACCTCATGGCAAGGTCTTCCTTTCTCGCTCGTTTCCGCGGTGCCTTTCAGGCGCAGGTTGAAAAAAATAGTAGCACACTCTAACCATGTCCAGCCAGCGGTTTGTGGCCGATCCATTGGAATGAATTGACACATGTTCCTCAAATTGCTATAGAATACCTACTCTTTTCAGCGGAGAAGTCCATGCCCAAACCAGCCATGAAAGTCCTTTATTCTCGGGAATTTATCGCCGAGCAGGTCGAGCGCCTGGGAAAAGAGATCAGTCGGGACTACCACGGCCGCGAGATCCTGCTGGCCGGAGTCCTGAAAGGGTCGTTTCTTTTCTTCGCCGACCTGGTCCGGGCCATCTCATCGCCGGTTGTGGTCGATTTCGTCCGCCTGGCCAGCTACGGGTCCGAAACCCGCTCTTCGGGGATCGTGGAGATGCGCAAGGACCTGGAGATCCCCCTCCAGGGGCGGGATGTAATCATCGTTGAGGACATCATCGACAGCGGCAACACCCTCGAGTATCTCTACCACCATCTTCTGCAGCGCAAACCCCGGTCGCTCAAAATATGCACCCTCATCGACAAGCGAGCCCTCCGTGAGGTGCCCATAGAGGCGGACTACGTCGGAATCACCATGGACGAAGGCTTCATCATCGGCTATGGACTCGATCATGATGAGCGCTACCGCAACCTCCCGGACATCCACCTTCTGCAGGAGGGCTGAGCGGCCCCAAGGGAAATTACACATGGTTATTCAGTGCCCCGATTGCCAGACGCGCTTCAACGTGGCCGACAGCAAAATCAAACCGGGCGGCGCCAAGCTCCGTTGCTCGCGCTGCCAGCATGTGTTCCGGGTCATGCCGCCGGCAGCCCCCGAGACGCCGGCAGCCCCCGCCCCGACCCAACCCTCCCCGGGCGGCGAGGCCTTTTTCCCGCCGTCCGGCGAAGAGGAATCCGCCGCCCGAGTGGACCCCTTCGCAGAAGAACCACTCCCGCCCGAACTTGGCATGGCCGAGGACAGCCCCCCCCCTGTGCCGACCGCGGAGCCAGAGCTTCCCGAGGAGCCCGAGCAGGAGCCGGCCGACCAGCCAGACGGATGGTCCTGGCCTGGTTCATCGGACGAGGTGGAGGACGCCTTCGGGGGCGGCTTTGACACGCCGGCGCTATCCTCCGGCGGCGAACCGTTCTCTGGGGACGAGGACAGCGGGGAACGGTCGGATGGATTCGACGACCTCGGAGCCCTCGCCGGGCCCGGTGAAAAGGAACCCGAACCATTCTCCGGGGAAACCGATGAATTCACCTGGGACGAGTCGGATGAATCCGGCTTCCCCGTGGAATTCGATTTCAACGAGGGGAAGGAGGCGGAAACCGCCGCTGACGATTTCGGCCAGTCCCCGGACCCAATCCAGGAGCAGGTGACTCCGGCCGAACCGGCCGGCGGCGGGGATGCCCTGGCCCTCGAACTGGACCAGCTTCCCCCCTCCGCCAATCTCGACCCCCCCCTTGACGATCTCTCCGATGAGGAGGGCGGCCTCAAGGCGAAGCCCCTGCCGATACCGCCCCCCCCAAAAAGGCGCAGTCCCTTCTGGGTCCTGACTTTTTTCCTTCTGGCCCTCCTGGCGGCTCTCGTCGGGGTGGTCGGCTACTTCCTCTGGAAAGGGGAAACCCCCTCCATCGAATCGCTGCTGTCTCAATTCAGCAGCCGGCAACAGGCTCCCGAGGCGGGCAAAGTCAAGCTCACCGACCTGACCGGGTTCTTCGTCGAGAACCGGGAAATCGGCCGAATGTTCGTGATCAAGGGGATGGCGGTCAATGAGTACCCGGAAACGCGCTCTGCCATCGCGGTCAAGGGAATCCTTTTTGACCGCGACGACAACCCCCTCCTTCAGCAAACCGCCTTCTGCGGCAACCCCCTCGACAACGAAAGCCTGCGCAACCTCCCCTTCGCCACCATCGAGGAGCACATGAACAACCAGTTCGGAGACACTCTCTCCAACCTGAATGTCGCCTCTGGCAAGGCCCTCCCCTTCGCCATCGTATTCAGGAACCTGCCCCCCGACCTGAGCGAATTCACCGCCGAGGTGGTCGACTCGCGCCCCGGCACCGAACAGGAATAGCCCTCTCTCCGCAAGAAGACCGCCGAAAACAGAAATGCCGCACTCGATCGGGTGCGGCATTGGCGTATGGTCCGGCAAAAAGGTGCGTAAGAGCTACTTCGGGTCCTCTTTCTTCTCCTCCGGTTCGGGGGTGATGTCGATTTCATCAGACTCCTGAGCGGCTTTCTTGAAACTGCGGAGCCCCTTGCCCAGCGCCCCGCCGATCTCGGGGAGCTTTCCCGCCCCGAAAATAATCATAACCAGGGCAAGTATGATGATCAGTTCCGTGGAACCCAGTCCAAACATCTCCGCCTCCTTCTCCTCCCTGGAGAAAAGCCCCCGAAGGGGGTCGAAAACCCTCCCGCTAAAAGCCGGGGACGGCCCCTGAAGGGCCGCCCCCGAGAGTCACTAGGGAGCGTCAATGGCATCGACGGGGCAGGTATCGACGCAGGCGCCGCAGTCGGTGCAGGTCGCCGCATCGATCACCCGGACATCCCCCTGCTCGCTGATCGCGTCGACGGGGCAGGCAGGCTCACAGGCGCCGCAGTTAATGCACTCTTCGTTGATGGTGTAGGCCATGGCAATCTCCTCCTTCGGTTTAGAACGTTTATTATTCCTTTGAACGGGACCAAACAATCGCATGAAATTATGTCACATCGAGCCCCCGAGTGTCCACCGCAAAGCCTCCCCGTGAGCACAAAAAACCTTGCTTTTTCCCAAGGCTTCCTATAGTCTTTTATAACGTTTTTCCCATTCCTTTTCTCCCAAGGTCAAGGGGTTGGCTCTTGCAGGGCCTCTTGACGGGGAAACTTGGGAGGATTCCAAAACAGCATTCTGCACGTGGGCTCGTGCCCATCTGGCATCAACGAAACGGAGGAGGCATTTCTTCAATGGACATCCTTGCATTGAACTGTGGAAGTTCGTCTGTCAAATATCAGCTTTTCGACTGGGACAAAAAAGAGGTCATCGCCAAAGGGATGGTGGAACGCGTCACCGTCGGCGACTCCTTCATCATTCACGAGGTTCCCGGACAGGAAACCTACCGCGAAGAATATGAGTGCCCTGACCACAAGGTGGCCATCCACCTGATTATCAAGACCCTCACCGACAAGGTCCACGGGGTGGTTGACAACATGGGACAGATCTCAGCGGTCGGCCACCGGGTGGTCCACGGCGGAGAGAAGTTCACATGCTCGGTCCTCATCGACGAAACGGTCCTTGATGCCATCAAGGAGGTCCAGCACCTCGCCCCCCTGCACAACCCGCCCAACATCGCCGGCATCGAGGCGGCCCAGGCCAATCTTCCCGACGTGCCCCATGTGGCCATCTTCGACACGGCCTTCCACCAGTCGATGCCCGAGCATGCCTACACCTATCCCCTGCCCTACGAGTGGTATGAGAAGTACGGGGTGCGCCGCTACGGGTTCCACGGCACCAGCCACCTCTACGTCTCCAAGCGGGCCTCGGTACTGCTGGGCAAGGCCCCCAAGGACTGCAACATCATCACCATGCACATCGGCAACGGCGTCTCCCACTCGGCCATCAAGGGCGGAGTCTCCGTGGACACCTCCATGGGCTTGACCCCCCTCGAGGGGGCGGTCATGGGAACCCGCTGCGGCGACATCGACCCGGCCATCCCCATGTTCATCCAGCAGCAGGAGAACCTCTCCGCCAAGGAGATCGACTCCATTCTGAACAAAAAGGCCGGGGTGCTCGGCATCACCGGAAAGTACACCGACCGCCGCGACGTGAGCGAGGGAGCCGAGGCCGGCGACGAGCGCTGCGCCCTGGCTCTGGAGATCGAGGCCTATCGCCTGAAGAAATACATCGGCTCCTACGCCGCGGCGATCGGCGGCGTCGATGCCGTCGTCTTTACCGCCGGAGTCGGGGAGATGGGCTGGATGATCCGGGAGAAGACCCTGGAGGGCCTGGAGTTCATGGGGATAAAGCTTGACAGGGAGAAGAACCGCAACACCATGACCCGCAAGAAGGAGAGCGAGATCACCGTCCCCGACTCCCCCGTAAAGGTCTATGTCATCCCTACCGACGAGGAACTGGTCTTCACCGAGGACGTAGTCGCCATTCTCGAAGACACCTACAAGGACCACATGCAGTTCAGCTACTCCTTTGCCGGAAAAGACTTCCAGCGCTCCTGACCATCCCGAGCCTGAACCGGACCGACAAAAAGGCCGGCGGAAATTCCGCCGGCCTTTTCTTTATCCATTATGCCTGTTTGATGTGACCGAATCCGGCCGAAAATCTAGC is a window from the Desulfuromonas sp. genome containing:
- the hpt gene encoding hypoxanthine phosphoribosyltransferase gives rise to the protein MPKPAMKVLYSREFIAEQVERLGKEISRDYHGREILLAGVLKGSFLFFADLVRAISSPVVVDFVRLASYGSETRSSGIVEMRKDLEIPLQGRDVIIVEDIIDSGNTLEYLYHHLLQRKPRSLKICTLIDKRALREVPIEADYVGITMDEGFIIGYGLDHDERYRNLPDIHLLQEG
- a CDS encoding 4Fe-4S binding protein; translation: MAYTINEECINCGACEPACPVDAISEQGDVRVIDAATCTDCGACVDTCPVDAIDAP
- a CDS encoding DUF3426 domain-containing protein encodes the protein MVIQCPDCQTRFNVADSKIKPGGAKLRCSRCQHVFRVMPPAAPETPAAPAPTQPSPGGEAFFPPSGEEESAARVDPFAEEPLPPELGMAEDSPPPVPTAEPELPEEPEQEPADQPDGWSWPGSSDEVEDAFGGGFDTPALSSGGEPFSGDEDSGERSDGFDDLGALAGPGEKEPEPFSGETDEFTWDESDESGFPVEFDFNEGKEAETAADDFGQSPDPIQEQVTPAEPAGGGDALALELDQLPPSANLDPPLDDLSDEEGGLKAKPLPIPPPPKRRSPFWVLTFFLLALLAALVGVVGYFLWKGETPSIESLLSQFSSRQQAPEAGKVKLTDLTGFFVENREIGRMFVIKGMAVNEYPETRSAIAVKGILFDRDDNPLLQQTAFCGNPLDNESLRNLPFATIEEHMNNQFGDTLSNLNVASGKALPFAIVFRNLPPDLSEFTAEVVDSRPGTEQE
- a CDS encoding twin-arginine translocase TatA/TatE family subunit yields the protein MFGLGSTELIIILALVMIIFGAGKLPEIGGALGKGLRSFKKAAQESDEIDITPEPEEKKEDPK
- a CDS encoding acetate kinase, which codes for MDILALNCGSSSVKYQLFDWDKKEVIAKGMVERVTVGDSFIIHEVPGQETYREEYECPDHKVAIHLIIKTLTDKVHGVVDNMGQISAVGHRVVHGGEKFTCSVLIDETVLDAIKEVQHLAPLHNPPNIAGIEAAQANLPDVPHVAIFDTAFHQSMPEHAYTYPLPYEWYEKYGVRRYGFHGTSHLYVSKRASVLLGKAPKDCNIITMHIGNGVSHSAIKGGVSVDTSMGLTPLEGAVMGTRCGDIDPAIPMFIQQQENLSAKEIDSILNKKAGVLGITGKYTDRRDVSEGAEAGDERCALALEIEAYRLKKYIGSYAAAIGGVDAVVFTAGVGEMGWMIREKTLEGLEFMGIKLDREKNRNTMTRKKESEITVPDSPVKVYVIPTDEELVFTEDVVAILEDTYKDHMQFSYSFAGKDFQRS
- a CDS encoding DUF1573 domain-containing protein encodes the protein MRYILGSLLLLSLALGAGPARAGAPRLVAELSDFDFGRVYAGEKVEHTFSFRNEGDAPLNIDRVRSSCGCTAALLSATLIAPGEAGEIKTTFDTTRFHGQVAKTVYLYSDDPLQNVAQFHLRGQVQAEIVQKPRRLQFGALPAGTEKEARITLANKGEDVVTLSSVRATAPNVRAELSTGKLAPGESAQIVVRVVPRDGQPRLNAYVIVETSSPRTPQLRIPILATLARTPAGK